A single Fusarium oxysporum Fo47 chromosome IV, complete sequence DNA region contains:
- a CDS encoding 6-phosphogluconate dehydrogenase, whose amino-acid sequence MEITKVGIIGAGTMGGAVSLLFAEKGLDVSIVDTSRASLDKVAKNAEAAGLSKRIHICEDYDTLCQGLGSPKVFIFSLPNGRPGDSVVAQLKSRVSKGDILIDASNENYERTQARQEILRPLGVAYIGLGISGGSFGARYGPSLMPGGEKWAVEQVLPLLSRIAAKDDQGRPCVTNIGTGGSGHFVKMIHNGIEHGVMSSLCEAWEIMDKCLKMTGDEIGDVFDSWCEKGELKGNFLVSISGPICRTRSPVDGGSLLHQIRDAVVQDANDSEGTGVWANIEAVASHVPAPSLTAAHYLRLASAEVEQRSAVKASIGTVSPQPFTVAPEKRAHILEQLRQAVYVTSLACFIQGFDVMERKNRQEGWGVDMTRVLNIWRAGCIIKSDYIFDILDVAYAEGSDVHPLCRPGVPNEIKKSWPSLKAIVLEGLKADAHLPCLSATLEYLKYIGGTDLPTCFSEAQLDSFGAHGFDLKSEPIRHLLKGNHHETWSGA is encoded by the exons ATGGAGATTACCAAA GTCGGTATTATTGGAGCAGGCACCATGGGGGGTGCCGTCTCCCTCCTATTCGCAGAAAAAGGTCTAGACGTGTCTATCGTTGATACCTCGCGAGCAAGTCTCGATAAGGTCGCGAAGAACGCGGAGGCCGCCGGTCTATCGAAACGAATCCATATTTGCGAGGACTACGATACCCTCTGCCAAGGACTTGGTTCACCCAAAGTCTTTATCTTCAGCTTACCGAATGGCCGTCCTGGTGATAGTGTCGTCGCCCAACTCAAATCACGTGTCTCAAAGGGCGACATACTCATTGACGCTTCGAACGAAAACTACGAACGCACACAAGCGAGACAAGAGATTCTTCGTCCTCTTGGTGTTGCATATATCGGACTCGGCATCTCAGGTGGTAGCTTTGGAGCTAGATATGGTCCATCACTTATGCCGGGTGGGGAGAAATGGGCTGTTGAGCAAGTTCTCCCCCTTCTCTCTAGGATCGCGGCCAAAGATGACCAAGGTCGCCCTTGTGTAACCAATATTGGCACTGGTGGAAGTGGTCACTTTGTTAAGATGATCCATAACGGCATCGAGCACGGAGTCATGTCCAGTCTCTGTGAAGCATGGGAGATTATGGACAAGTGCTTGAAGATGACTGGCGACGAGATTGGCGACGTATTTGACTCTTGGTGTGAGAAGGGAGAACTA AAAGGCAACTTCCTCGTATCGATCAGCGGTCCTATCTGCAGAACCCGAAGCCCTGTCGACGGCGGCTCTCTCTTGCATCAGATCAGAGATGCCGTTGTCCAGGATGCCAACGATTCCGAAGGCACCGGAGTTTGGGCCAACATTGAAGCTGTCGCCTCTCACGTCCCCGCACCAAGTTTGACCGCCGCCCATTACCTGCGACTTGCCTCAGCCGAAGTCGAGCAAAGGAGTGCCGTCAAGGCTTCCATCGGAACCGTCTCCCCACAGCCCTTCACAGTTGCACCCGAGAAGCGAGCCCATATTCTTGAACAACTACGACAGGCCGTCTATGTCACAAGTCTTGCGTGCTTCATCCAGGGGTTTGATGTCATGGAACGCAAGAACCGACAGGAAGGTTGGGGTGTTGACATGACACGCGTCTTGAATATCTGGAGAGCTGGCTGCATCATCAAGTCTGACTACATCTTTGACATCCTTGACGTTGCATATGCTGAGGGTTCTGACGTGCACCCGCTATGCAGACCTGGGGTGCCgaacgagatcaagaagtcTTGGCCCTCGCTCAAAGCGATTGTACTTGAAGGTCTTAAGGCTGATGCCCACTTGCCTTGCTTGAGTGCCACTTTGGAATATCTCAAGTACATTGGAGGAACTGATCTTCCTACTTGCTTCTCAGAAGCTCAGTTGGATAGCTTTGGAGCTCATGGGTTTGATCTGAAGTCAGAGCCCATTAGACATCTTCTGAAGG GAAACCACCACGAGACATGGTCCGGTGCTTAG
- a CDS encoding major facilitator superfamily domain-containing protein gives MTNEITNPTATGAARAEKPSFETKENLESFVPHSDRLALARTMDPETRARVEKRLKLKLDARCALFVLIYIMNYLDRNNIAAARLKGLQDDLKLDDNEYATCLSILYVGYILMQVPSNMFINKIQRPSLYLGVIMLLWGLVSTLSGNVHNFTGMVVIRFFLGFTEAAFLPGALLILSKWYTRRELTKRNAVLFCGNLISNAFSALIAAGVLSEMDGVLGHASWRWLFWIEGAITMFIAILAVFILPDLPSNTRGFSQEELAVAQLRMIEDVGEADEDAEGQGAVAGLMMALKDGKIYVMMLTFAVYVVGLSFNAFFPSLTSTLGFAYVPTLLMSSPPWLFACIVSLIVAWSSDRTQEKFWHIVGPICIGLVGFIISMSTLNVAARYLALFLQASSYAGYIVFYSWISSTFPRPPAKRAVAIALINAFAQLGNIAGSYVWGLKENGYRKSYGIVTAMFGCTIVGALVLRMMLSRLNKRIEEIERAETQAHEAEKALEAQTDEALRVQKGFRYLV, from the exons ATGACCAACGAGATCACCAACCCGACTGCCACCGGCGCAGCTCGAGCTGAGAAACCCTCCTTCGAGACAAAGGAGAACCTCGAGAGTTTTGTTCCTCACAGCGATCGTCTCGCCCTCGCCCGAACAATGGACCCCGAAACTCGTGCTCGAGTTGAGAAGCGTCTCAAACTCAAGCTCGATGCTCGTTGCGCTCTCTTCGTTCTGATTTACATCATGAACTATCTCGATCGAAACAACATTGCGGCTGCTCGCCTCAAGGGCTTGCAGGATGACCTTAAGCTGGACGATAATGAGTATGCCACATGTCTCAGTATCCTCTATGTTGGTTACATCCTCATGCAAGTCCCCTCCAACATgttcatcaacaagatccaacGACCCTCATTATATCTCGGTGTTATCATGCTCCTTTGGGGCCTGGTCTCAACCCTCTCAGGAAACGTCCATAACTTTACCGGAATGGTTGTTATCCGTTTCTTCCTCGGTTTCACTGAAGCTGCCTTCCTGCCCGGAGCGTTGCTTATCCTTTCGAAGTGGTATACCCGCCGGGAACTCACAAAGAGAAATGCTGTCCTCTTTTGTGGTAACTTGATTTCCAATGCGTTCTCAGCTTTGATTGCTGCTGGAGTACTATCTGAGATGGATGGCGTGCTCGGGCACGCTTCCTGGCGATGGCTCTTCTGGA TTGAGGGTGCCATTACCATGTTCATCGCCATCCTGGCCGTCTTTATCCTTCCCGATCTTCCTAGCAACACCCGTGGTTTCTCTCAGGAGGAGCTTGCAGTAGCTCAACTTCGAATGATCgaggatgttggtgaggctgatgaggatgctGAGGGTCAAGGAGCTGTTGCTGGATTGATGATGGCcctcaaggatggcaagatcTATGTCATGATGCTTACCTTTGCTGTCTACGTTGTCGGTCTGTCTTTCAACGCCTTCTTC CCATCTCTCACCAGCACCCTCGGTTTTGCTTACGTACCAACTCTCCTCATGAGCTCCCCACCCTGGCTCTTTGCATGCATCGTTTCTCTTATCGTTGCCTGGAGTTCTGATCGAACACAGGAGAAG TTCTGGCACATTGTTGGTCCTATCTGCATTGGTTTAGTCGgattcatcatcagcatgtCAACACTCAACGTTGCTGCACGATACCTtgctctcttcctccaagcATCTTCTTACGCTGG ATACATCGTCTTCTATTCTTGGATCAGCTCAACATTCCCTCGCCCTCCTGCCAAGCGAGCCGTGGCCATCGCCCTTATCAACGCCTTCGCACAACTGGGTAACATCGCTGGAAGTTACGTCTGGGGTCTCAAGGAGAATGGCTACCGCAAGAGCTACGGCATTGTTACAGCCATGTTTGGCTGCACTATCGTCGGtgctcttgttcttcgcaTGATGCTTTCCAGGTTGAACAAGCGAattgaggagattgagagGGCGGAAACACAAGCCCATGAGGCCGAGAAGGCTCTGGAGGCTCAGACTGATGAGGCTCTTCGTGTTCAAAAGGGCTTCCGTTATCTTGTCTAA
- a CDS encoding fungal-specific transcription factor domain-containing protein: MDTSSVKPSPPQQAPTVEEPTTCRECRRRKVKCDGVMPVCSICRKYRRHCLYDKHSRTRLTRRQLTLLEERLEKAETVLRRHYTDGQIAEMLEGPKEGLVTQNQQVPAATPATAPESAPTPALTLGTTPALVSLPNTTPTPGNVDNLLQLPNQTPDPSIYMTGTGNAGTFTTDPLLLAPIGELDAAPGLWTASQDTAFEATPAPADNFEWNEQETSWGTYDPATWSITNHVDGNPQAIMDGMASLTIGDQKRGYYGAASGSALLRQILSARPDGEEVDAEVALHEIESLFQQHSDHSQWFRSQAMLTRVAVENLIDAFFIFYHPTFPIVHEPTFRAQYAGTLPCANKGHWNTLANILAALGSFASSNVADATDLPIFQAAQKSLFSNYLEVGNLTLVQAFSLSSNYMQKRNKPNTGFNYGGLAIRLAIGLGLHKDLEGNSLSPLQTETRRRIWWCLCVLDVGATITYGRPLNWPQAGVETAFPLNIHEKDLTQDSTHCPPEVEGITMYTYIRVQSAYHLSTMTVYNRLITSPFPSATELITLDDVCIGSWLAQVPYYYLAVPPPDSEFALGMGISEWRYRNLRIVMYRPFLVRWARSSTQNAQQNLTSSENLAVFRCLDAAKESITHIQGYWTSRSHSRLAAFYILYFLFHATLIPVHCLRQNPHHALAADWRAQIQASLSIMGAMAELNPNSSKCRDITLKLCWPHLDEEGARTYCDNAPFVPSVGDSEAASIINGYNTWCESMTNAGISVPYDWADDNDSALGFF; the protein is encoded by the exons ATGGATACAAGCTCAGTCAAgccctctcctcctcaacaagccCCTACTGTAGAAGAGCCTACAACATGTCGAGAATGCCGACGCCGCAAAGTGAAATGCGATGGTGTTATGCCCGTCTGCTCAATCTGCCGAAAGTACAGAAGGCATTGTCTCTACGACAAGCACAGTAGAACCCGGTTGACCCGAAG ACAACTCACCCTCCTGGAGGAGCgtcttgagaaggctgaaACAGTCTTGAGGCGACATTACACCGATGGCCAGATTGCTGAAATGCTAGAAGGTCCAAAAGAAGGACTAGTAACCCAAAATCAACAAGTACCAGCGGCGACACCAGCAACTGCACCTGAATCGGCGCCTACACCAGCACTAACCTTGGGAACGACGCCGGCGTTAGTCAGCTTGCCAAATACAACCCCAACCCCTGGCAATGTGGACAACCTCTTACAGCTGCCAAACCAGACACCCGACCCTAGTATTTATATGACAGGCACAGGAAATGCAGGAACATTCACTACGGATCCCCTGCTTCTAGCACCCATTGGTGAATTAGATGCAGCCCCTGGGCTCTGGACCGCGTCACAAGACACAGCTTTCGAGGCCACTCCAGCTCCAGCCGACAACTTCGAGTGGAACGAACAAGAGACCTCATGGGGGACATATGATCCAGCGACTTGGTCTATAACAAACCATGTAGACGGAAACCCCCAAGCTATCATGGACGGCATGGCCTCTCTAACCATTGGTGATCAAAAGAGAGGATACTATGGCGCCGCTTCTGGATCCGCCCTCTTACGTCAGATCCTATCTGCCCGTccagatggagaagaagttgacgCCGAAGTGGCACTACATGAGATTGAGTCTCTATTTCAACAACACTCGGATCATTCACAATGGTTTCGTTCTCAAGCTATGTTGACCAGAGTGGCTGTCGAGAACCTTATCGATGCCTTCTTTATCTTCTATCATCCTACGTTTCCTATCGTGCATGAGCCCACTTTTCGAGCGCAGTATGCAGGCACGCTTCCTTGTGCCAACAAAGGCCACTGGAACACGCTGGCAAACATTCTCGCGGCCTTGGGATCGTTTGCGAGCAGTAACGTTGCTGATGCTACAGACCTACCGATCTTCCAGGCCGCACAAAAGAGCTTGTTTTCAAACTACCTTGAGGTTGGAAACCTAACCCTTGTGCAAGCTTTCAGTTTGTCATCGAACTATATGCAAAAGCGAAACAAACCCAATACTGGCTTCAACTATGGTGGCTTAGCTATTCGACTGGCTAttggtcttgggcttcatAAGGACTTGGAGGGGAACAGTCTTTCTCCCTTACAGACAGAGACTCGACGCAGGATATGGTGGTGTCTATGCgtgcttgatgttggcgcCACTATCACGTATGGCAGACCTTTGAACTGGCCCCAGGCTGGTGTCGAGACTGCTTTCCCTCTGAATATTCACGAAAAG GATCTAACCCAAGACTCCACTCACTGCCCACCAGAAGTCGAGGGCATCACGATGTACACCTATATCCGAGTTCAGTCAGCTTATCATCTCAGCACCATGACCGTCTACAACCGTCTCATCACCAGCCCCTTCCCATCCGCCACAGAGCTGATAACTCTGGATGATGTCTGCATCGGCTCTTGGCTGGCCCAAGTACCATATTACTATCTCGCAGTTCCACCCCCAGACTCTGAGTTTGCGCTGGGCATGGGGATTTCAGAATGGCGCTACAGAAATCTCAGGATCGTCATGTATCGCCCATTCTTGGTCCGTTGGGCACGATCATCCACACAGAACGCGCAGCAAAACTTGACGAGTAGCGAGAACCTCGCTGTTTTCAGATGTCTCGATGCAGCGAAAGAATCAATCACCCATATCCAAGGATACTGGACATCTCGGTCACATTCAAGGCTCGCAGCCTTTTATATCCT ATATTTCCTATTCCATGCTACACTAATTCCTGTCCACTGCTTAAGGCAGAACCCCCACCATGCCCTAGCAGCTGACTGGCGCGCGCAGATCCAGGCGTCTCTATCGATCATGGGTGCCATGGCGGAACTCAACCCTAACAGCTCGAAGTGCCGCGATATTACTCTCAAGTTGTGCTGGCCACACttggatgaagagggagCCCGCACATACTGCGACAACGCCCCGTTCGTCCCGAGTGTAGGAGACAGCGAGGCAGCTTCAATAATCAACGGTTACAATACATGGTGCGAGTCGATGACGAACGCCGGGATATCGGTCCCATATGACTGGGCGGATGACAACGACTCGGCTCTCGGGTTCTTTTGA